A genomic region of Pseudomonas frederiksbergensis contains the following coding sequences:
- a CDS encoding AAA domain-containing protein produces MQRTPNELLSRLFEYAEESLKELDPSRFQLTSSVNDVYPPAGLLGLPGLHFDLQFPGDNVWLQIERLEESRAPAPVDGGYSSLIKVSDNPAKPPALSEQALLQLIREQQDKDPEGDIGAVESEVRTQASAALTTYLIQWHEWAELEKPRRKTISLYGDMFALMQQMETGKSARELVWGIGVSAWTLTINDAQQGFNYPLLTQALDISLNEESMAVEVRPRATEPMIEFDALINANIPGASECERAIRDHLGRHADSPLNPFLPSTFSDVLKLSARSLDSKGKYLEVMGDGAQGFPEPGDTLQVSDAWVVFARPKPSNWLINDLRKIREKLKDCLELPAGPLALVTPASTIAIDYQHVNFRGLSSRSMDGSRAEPKELYFPLPYNDEQVTIVQRLEHAPGVAVQGPPGTGKTHTIANIICHYLATGKRVLVTSRGEQALKVLQSKIPAEVRPLTVALLTSDREGIRQFQGSIEAIQHQVSQINPSLARGEIDRLHQSIDLAHTELVRLDRRVNEIALNQLSDIQVGDAKYRAEELAELLMKGGDQYAWFDDELSLSLEHSLPFDDEFGRSLRQARRDLGHDLVYVNYSLPELEQLPAAADIGKLHGSLCQLKSLEYALGQGDLMPLKSDSEAVVAAARKLDLELDQCEEKLVVLHDGGDCETPWSLELRFKAAGGRYDSEISVLVGMLPAAQALMQRRKVMLENSVEFPEEALDCEKTSEAVDRATETGKPFGLMSFGASQAKTHISHVRINGSAPKSAEHWKTVQDYLKLYVDVRSFTARWNPLAETLGIPRLQAGMAHLRQLELTVSTVKAALELTSRYVDKVQPLCEEVFADAPDNMHRLTIAEIRGLRQHLTQNLARLDLSMAGASLAILQAKVAGEGPIACRLRTFVLECLGSPDQDTHRIVSQYVDLLTELQRIRELGGLLNHVREGAHRVMTAGAEKLSDRLLTVPVENGAEDLAFPSSWKEAWQHAQIRSHLQSIEARHELVELNGKRVKLEAGLARMYREVVSRAAWLSTKANASPMVLQALAGYSTAIRKIGQGTGPNAERYRRDAQQCMQDAAGAVPCWIMSHAKISESMPAEIGAFDLVIVDEASQSDLWALPAIVRAKKVLVVGDDKQVSPDGGFKSGKRIGELRNRFLNDQPYGADMTPDKSLYDLASRVFAGHMVMLREHFRCVPPIISYSNQFYGGAIQPLRIPRPSERLDPPLVDIYVKDGVRNKKGCNKLEAEAIVEEIQALIKDDKYAGRSIGVVTLLGGMEQAKFIDSLVRERCPAVELHAREFACGDASTFQGSERDIIFISMVADPENCHPLSGNAAEQRFNVAASRARDRMYLIRSVTLDHLSQKDVRRTLLEYFSKPLTEQEVDQDGLIKLCESGFEQQVFSRLVERGYRVIPQVKSGAFRLDMVVEGANDNRLAIECDGDAFHGPDRWEADMNRQRILERAGWTFWRCFASSWSMHKEEIFGELLQRLAELGIEPTNALEKLPAVVELREWSSAVSTSMDEDDEDIGELAAPTTAGEEQQALPI; encoded by the coding sequence ATGCAACGGACGCCTAACGAGCTCCTCAGCCGGCTATTTGAGTATGCAGAGGAAAGCCTCAAGGAGCTTGATCCGTCGCGTTTTCAGCTAACGAGCTCTGTTAATGACGTGTATCCACCGGCGGGCCTTCTAGGTCTCCCTGGGTTGCACTTTGATCTCCAATTCCCAGGCGACAATGTCTGGCTGCAGATCGAACGGCTCGAAGAATCACGTGCTCCAGCACCAGTTGATGGCGGCTACAGCTCCCTCATCAAAGTCAGTGACAATCCCGCCAAGCCCCCAGCGCTCTCCGAGCAGGCACTCCTCCAGCTTATCCGGGAGCAGCAGGACAAAGATCCGGAGGGCGATATCGGCGCAGTGGAATCCGAGGTGCGCACGCAAGCTTCGGCTGCGCTTACGACATACCTTATCCAGTGGCACGAATGGGCTGAGCTTGAGAAGCCCCGTCGCAAGACCATCAGCCTCTATGGCGACATGTTTGCATTGATGCAGCAGATGGAGACGGGAAAATCTGCCCGGGAGTTGGTATGGGGCATCGGCGTCAGCGCTTGGACGCTAACAATCAACGATGCGCAGCAGGGATTCAATTATCCTTTGTTGACCCAGGCGCTCGACATCTCTTTGAACGAGGAGAGCATGGCGGTGGAAGTCCGCCCGCGTGCTACAGAGCCGATGATCGAGTTCGATGCTCTGATTAACGCCAATATCCCTGGCGCCAGCGAGTGCGAACGAGCTATTCGCGATCACCTGGGCAGGCATGCCGACTCCCCTTTGAACCCATTCTTGCCATCAACCTTTTCTGATGTACTCAAGCTCTCGGCCAGAAGCCTAGACAGCAAAGGCAAATATCTGGAAGTGATGGGAGACGGCGCCCAGGGCTTCCCGGAACCAGGTGACACTCTGCAGGTAAGCGATGCATGGGTCGTGTTTGCGCGCCCCAAACCCAGCAACTGGTTGATCAACGACCTTCGCAAGATCCGAGAGAAACTTAAGGACTGTCTAGAGCTGCCTGCCGGCCCGCTTGCGTTGGTGACCCCGGCATCGACGATTGCAATCGATTACCAGCACGTCAACTTCCGCGGGCTGTCCAGCCGAAGTATGGATGGATCGAGGGCTGAGCCCAAGGAACTGTATTTTCCCCTCCCATACAACGACGAGCAGGTCACTATCGTTCAACGTCTGGAGCACGCACCAGGCGTGGCGGTTCAGGGCCCTCCCGGTACCGGCAAAACCCATACGATCGCCAACATCATCTGCCACTACCTGGCGACTGGCAAACGTGTGCTTGTCACCTCACGTGGCGAGCAGGCCCTGAAGGTACTCCAGTCGAAAATACCGGCTGAGGTTCGGCCACTGACGGTTGCGCTGCTGACCAGTGACCGCGAGGGGATCCGGCAATTCCAAGGCTCGATTGAGGCTATCCAACACCAAGTTTCGCAAATCAATCCATCACTTGCTCGGGGAGAGATTGATCGCCTGCACCAGTCCATTGATCTTGCTCATACCGAGCTGGTGAGGCTTGATCGCCGCGTCAATGAGATTGCCCTGAATCAGCTTTCCGATATCCAGGTAGGCGATGCCAAGTATCGTGCGGAAGAGCTTGCTGAGCTTCTGATGAAGGGCGGCGACCAATACGCCTGGTTTGACGACGAACTTTCATTGTCTCTCGAACACTCACTGCCTTTCGACGATGAGTTCGGTAGAAGCTTAAGACAGGCCCGTCGCGACCTCGGGCATGACCTTGTCTACGTCAACTACAGTCTGCCTGAGTTGGAGCAATTACCGGCAGCGGCGGATATCGGCAAGCTCCATGGCTCACTCTGCCAGCTAAAGTCGCTCGAATATGCCCTGGGTCAGGGTGATCTCATGCCCCTGAAATCCGACAGTGAAGCCGTTGTCGCTGCCGCCAGGAAGCTGGATCTGGAACTGGATCAGTGCGAAGAAAAGCTTGTGGTGTTGCACGACGGCGGGGACTGCGAAACTCCTTGGTCGCTGGAGCTGCGATTCAAGGCGGCAGGTGGACGCTACGACAGTGAGATTTCAGTCCTTGTAGGCATGCTTCCAGCCGCGCAGGCGTTGATGCAACGCCGCAAGGTCATGCTGGAAAACTCTGTTGAATTCCCAGAGGAAGCCTTGGATTGCGAGAAAACGTCCGAGGCCGTGGATAGAGCTACCGAAACAGGAAAGCCGTTTGGTCTGATGAGCTTCGGAGCATCCCAAGCCAAGACACACATCAGCCATGTCCGGATCAATGGCTCGGCTCCGAAGTCTGCCGAGCACTGGAAGACCGTCCAGGACTACCTGAAGCTTTACGTGGACGTGCGATCCTTCACTGCGCGTTGGAACCCGCTGGCCGAGACCCTGGGGATCCCGCGACTTCAAGCGGGAATGGCCCATCTGCGGCAACTGGAGCTGACCGTTAGTACAGTTAAGGCGGCTCTCGAGCTCACCTCACGGTACGTCGACAAGGTACAGCCGCTCTGCGAGGAGGTCTTCGCAGACGCGCCGGATAACATGCATCGGCTGACAATTGCCGAGATTCGTGGCCTGCGGCAACACCTCACTCAAAACCTTGCGCGATTAGATCTCAGTATGGCGGGCGCCTCGCTCGCGATTCTGCAGGCCAAAGTCGCGGGCGAGGGCCCTATCGCCTGCCGGCTTCGTACATTTGTTCTGGAGTGCCTGGGCAGCCCGGATCAGGATACGCATCGGATCGTATCCCAGTATGTCGACCTGCTGACAGAACTGCAGCGGATCAGAGAACTCGGTGGCCTCCTGAATCATGTCAGGGAGGGCGCGCATCGGGTGATGACAGCTGGAGCGGAAAAGCTCTCCGATCGGTTGTTGACTGTCCCCGTTGAGAACGGTGCTGAAGACCTGGCTTTCCCAAGTAGTTGGAAGGAGGCGTGGCAGCATGCGCAGATACGCTCTCACCTGCAGAGCATCGAAGCGCGTCATGAACTCGTCGAGCTAAACGGCAAGCGGGTAAAACTCGAGGCTGGCCTGGCGCGTATGTATCGGGAAGTGGTGAGCCGAGCGGCTTGGCTGTCCACTAAGGCCAATGCCAGCCCGATGGTACTGCAAGCGTTAGCCGGCTACTCGACAGCGATACGCAAGATAGGGCAGGGGACAGGGCCGAACGCGGAGCGTTATCGCCGCGATGCTCAACAGTGCATGCAGGATGCTGCCGGCGCCGTGCCATGCTGGATCATGAGTCACGCCAAGATTTCTGAGTCCATGCCGGCGGAAATAGGCGCCTTCGACCTGGTGATTGTGGATGAGGCGAGCCAGTCAGACTTATGGGCTTTGCCGGCTATCGTCAGGGCCAAAAAGGTACTGGTAGTAGGGGATGACAAGCAGGTTTCTCCCGATGGCGGTTTCAAATCCGGCAAGAGGATCGGCGAGCTTCGTAACCGGTTCCTGAATGACCAGCCCTATGGCGCCGACATGACGCCGGATAAATCTCTTTACGATTTGGCATCGCGAGTCTTCGCTGGTCACATGGTTATGCTGCGTGAGCATTTCCGCTGCGTCCCTCCCATCATTTCCTATTCCAACCAGTTCTACGGCGGTGCGATCCAGCCCCTTCGAATCCCTCGACCATCCGAGCGCCTCGATCCACCGCTGGTGGACATCTACGTCAAAGACGGAGTGAGGAACAAGAAGGGCTGCAACAAGCTTGAGGCCGAAGCCATCGTTGAAGAAATCCAGGCACTTATCAAGGACGACAAGTATGCGGGTCGCTCGATTGGTGTGGTGACGCTGCTAGGGGGCATGGAACAAGCCAAATTCATCGATTCGCTAGTACGTGAACGATGCCCGGCCGTGGAGCTCCACGCACGCGAATTTGCGTGTGGTGACGCCAGCACCTTCCAGGGGAGCGAGCGCGACATCATCTTCATTTCCATGGTCGCAGATCCGGAGAACTGCCATCCGCTTTCAGGCAATGCTGCTGAACAGCGGTTCAACGTAGCCGCTAGCCGTGCGCGTGACAGGATGTACCTGATTCGCTCGGTCACTCTTGATCACCTCTCCCAGAAAGATGTTCGTCGTACACTCCTCGAGTACTTCAGCAAACCGCTAACTGAGCAGGAGGTCGATCAGGATGGCCTCATCAAGCTGTGCGAGTCTGGGTTCGAGCAGCAGGTATTCAGCAGATTGGTTGAGCGGGGATACCGCGTCATCCCGCAGGTGAAGAGTGGGGCATTCAGGCTCGACATGGTCGTAGAAGGCGCCAACGATAATCGTCTGGCCATCGAGTGTGATGGGGACGCTTTCCATGGCCCCGATCGCTGGGAGGCAGACATGAATCGCCAACGTATCCTCGAGCGTGCAGGCTGGACGTTCTGGCGGTGCTTTGCTTCGTCCTGGAGCATGCATAAGGAGGAAATCTTCGGAGAGCTTCTGCAGCGCCTAGCTGAGCTCGGGATCGAACCGACTAATGCCTTGGAAAAGCTCCCGGCTGTAGTAGAGCTACGGGAATGGTCATCCGCGGTTAGCACATCCATGGATGAAGATGACGAGGACATCGGTGAGTTGGCAGCACCAACGACTGCCGGTGAGGAGCAGCAAGCACTACCTATCTGA
- a CDS encoding AAA family ATPase, whose product MKHLKSITLSNIRRFGAETTIELSRGATILLAPNGTGKTAIFEAIEFALTGKISRLDGNLVPIIRDSQSMARVSLDFGDLQASAQVTNIGDVETSGDLSPLFPETASEDIPFLLRLTHLLDQREGEWLVKADPKVAGSQLERLPIGKDGSQVSSALGSIRRALTEQLKHAKASLESLEAEFAEWQSFSLDRDQAAAQTQGALRSRESIAESISDIAHQAQSFDQLPAGLLVPPLGQYGLETVHDALEQLVQIKLERLREQIKALAEVDGLIGRFVSEQARSEQLSAEFISATQELDQKKENRSLAVATLEQLQRELVAAETERDTIAQQLNRYVNETKAKEAVEQRQQVLKSADDALTNTELEASTARRVHEGHEQIRVQHDLINGQRKTLLQIHADLLTAQELLDRWELTLQHVAEVTGTISGEEVHEDILNEQLRVALFARAAAEVEDQAAKSHHENLTSAADSIRQAVASIAAHLPSDRGDCPLCGEEHGAVALHERVAKALAAIDPNVVEAERRLKKAADILRDCTEAVTGAEAELSACKNRITQLESQQASLKADIAEISSNILLGGDTVPLAKESIRLRVGANAAAKLQLDEKQSKLASPATSEIFEQSRNAYDAAVRAVDAARQARSEASTRLEQATAALAAITADAPPAQSLAELSTAQNQNANQLVELGAKVTAEQSALDRQQAQLTDATNTADDLETQLSEAQARLATIRASWRQLSFTGDPTVEVASSHETQLQSTSTELTRHSEALQTIKIEIGAWSKIEQARLAQGLLDRRRGERSEDDFSTHLHQQVESKRTGMQRLSQLSAAMESLNQFLSSEIANVQKHVQAVMPRWQALLKRVVREQRFTGTNLSFRSSYQKPRAEVSVPLHGGLAPVPSIASEAQLTDLQLTFLLSMALEHQWSPWRGLLLDDPTQHHDLVHAASVFDVLRDYIIDHDFQVVIATHDALQARYFMRKLQNDGIEARIWSLVPTPEGVTAVETPWPGRSQITVSE is encoded by the coding sequence ATGAAGCATTTAAAGTCCATCACGCTCTCGAACATCCGCCGGTTTGGCGCTGAAACTACGATTGAGCTCAGCCGCGGGGCAACCATTCTCCTGGCCCCCAATGGCACCGGGAAGACGGCGATCTTTGAAGCCATCGAGTTCGCACTGACTGGCAAGATCTCTCGCCTGGACGGAAATCTTGTCCCGATTATCCGAGACTCTCAATCCATGGCTCGAGTGAGCCTTGATTTCGGTGATCTGCAAGCCAGCGCGCAAGTTACCAACATCGGAGACGTTGAGACATCGGGCGATCTGAGCCCTCTTTTTCCAGAGACAGCCTCTGAAGACATCCCCTTTCTGCTCAGGCTTACCCACCTGCTTGATCAGCGTGAGGGTGAATGGCTGGTCAAGGCAGATCCCAAAGTCGCTGGTTCCCAGCTGGAGCGGTTGCCAATTGGTAAAGATGGCAGCCAGGTAAGCTCTGCCCTTGGCAGCATCCGCCGAGCGCTCACAGAGCAGCTTAAGCACGCGAAAGCCTCGCTGGAATCGCTCGAAGCCGAGTTTGCTGAATGGCAGAGCTTCAGCCTTGACCGAGATCAGGCGGCTGCGCAGACCCAAGGGGCGCTTCGCAGCAGGGAAAGCATTGCCGAATCGATATCGGACATTGCGCACCAGGCGCAAAGCTTCGACCAACTGCCCGCTGGCCTGCTCGTACCGCCACTGGGCCAATATGGGTTGGAAACGGTGCATGATGCGTTGGAGCAATTGGTGCAAATCAAGCTTGAGCGACTTCGTGAGCAGATCAAGGCATTGGCTGAGGTCGACGGCCTCATAGGCCGGTTTGTATCTGAACAAGCTCGTTCAGAGCAGCTCAGTGCCGAATTCATCTCCGCGACGCAGGAGCTGGATCAGAAGAAAGAAAATCGCTCGTTGGCCGTGGCTACTCTTGAGCAGCTTCAACGAGAGTTGGTCGCCGCAGAAACTGAGCGCGATACGATTGCTCAGCAGCTCAACCGGTACGTGAATGAGACCAAGGCGAAAGAGGCGGTCGAACAACGCCAGCAGGTGCTTAAGTCCGCCGACGATGCCCTCACCAACACTGAGTTGGAAGCTTCTACGGCGCGCAGAGTGCATGAGGGGCATGAGCAGATCCGTGTCCAACACGACCTGATTAATGGACAGCGCAAGACGCTGCTACAGATTCACGCCGACCTTCTCACAGCTCAGGAACTCCTGGATCGCTGGGAGCTGACCCTTCAGCACGTTGCGGAGGTTACCGGCACCATCAGCGGTGAGGAGGTACATGAGGACATCCTCAACGAACAGCTTCGTGTTGCGCTATTCGCCAGGGCCGCCGCCGAAGTAGAAGATCAGGCCGCTAAGAGCCATCACGAAAATCTGACCTCGGCGGCTGACTCGATACGCCAAGCCGTTGCATCCATCGCGGCCCACTTACCAAGCGATCGTGGTGATTGCCCATTATGTGGCGAAGAGCATGGCGCGGTCGCATTACATGAGCGTGTCGCCAAGGCGCTGGCGGCTATTGACCCCAATGTCGTCGAAGCTGAACGGCGTTTGAAAAAGGCCGCTGATATTCTGCGTGACTGTACAGAAGCGGTAACGGGCGCCGAAGCAGAATTGAGTGCATGCAAGAACAGGATCACTCAACTGGAGTCACAGCAGGCATCCCTGAAAGCGGATATCGCCGAGATCAGCTCCAACATTCTTCTTGGCGGCGATACTGTGCCCTTGGCGAAAGAGTCCATCCGGCTTCGCGTTGGTGCCAATGCTGCTGCGAAGCTGCAGCTGGACGAGAAACAAAGCAAACTCGCATCGCCAGCAACCTCAGAGATTTTTGAGCAATCCAGGAACGCATACGACGCAGCTGTTCGTGCAGTAGACGCCGCGCGGCAGGCCCGGTCGGAAGCCAGCACCAGGCTGGAGCAAGCCACTGCGGCGTTGGCAGCGATCACCGCCGACGCCCCGCCAGCGCAATCCTTGGCAGAGCTGTCCACCGCGCAGAACCAGAATGCCAATCAGCTAGTCGAGCTAGGCGCTAAGGTGACTGCCGAGCAGTCCGCCCTGGATCGTCAGCAGGCTCAGCTGACAGATGCCACGAATACGGCAGATGATCTGGAGACTCAGCTATCCGAGGCCCAAGCTCGATTGGCTACGATTAGAGCGTCCTGGCGTCAGCTCTCATTCACCGGCGATCCCACTGTCGAGGTTGCGAGCAGTCATGAGACTCAGCTGCAGTCCACCAGCACAGAGCTTACCAGGCACTCAGAGGCACTTCAGACCATCAAAATAGAGATCGGCGCCTGGAGCAAAATAGAGCAGGCCCGTCTCGCACAGGGCCTTCTGGATCGGCGGCGCGGCGAGCGGTCGGAAGATGACTTTTCGACTCACCTTCATCAACAAGTGGAGTCGAAGCGGACGGGCATGCAGCGTCTGTCGCAGCTATCTGCAGCGATGGAGTCGCTTAATCAGTTCCTTTCCTCCGAAATCGCGAACGTCCAGAAACACGTCCAGGCGGTTATGCCTCGGTGGCAGGCACTGCTCAAGCGCGTGGTCAGAGAACAAAGGTTCACCGGGACGAACCTGAGTTTCCGAAGCTCCTATCAAAAGCCACGTGCTGAGGTGTCTGTGCCGCTCCACGGGGGGTTAGCCCCAGTACCCTCGATAGCCAGTGAAGCCCAACTGACGGATCTGCAACTGACGTTTCTGCTATCAATGGCGTTGGAGCATCAGTGGTCTCCGTGGCGCGGACTTCTCCTTGACGACCCCACACAGCATCACGACCTGGTGCACGCCGCGTCTGTCTTTGATGTGCTTCGCGACTACATCATTGATCATGATTTCCAGGTGGTCATCGCCACCCACGACGCCCTTCAGGCCCGTTACTTCATGCGCAAACTGCAGAATGATGGGATCGAAGCACGCATATGGTCACTTGTTCCCACCCCTGAGGGCGTAACCGCGGTGGAAACCCCTTGGCCGGGCAGAAGCCAGATAACGGTGAGCGAGTAG
- a CDS encoding DNA-binding protein: MARGGINKAVVQRARQALLARGANPSIDAVRVELGNTGSKTTISRYLKELEPSNPEPVASRERISDTLNGMVQTLLDQLMEEGQEVISQATEAFDLQRAALENQIIELRSDLATAQRNSATQQAAMETQSAELATTQSSLQAELTRNAGLSQRCTDLESLVAEKDKHIHSLEEKHVQARGALEHYREAAKEQRDQDQRKHESQLHEMQVEQRKLRETIAVKQDDLTRLNRDNERLLGEARQQTKALHTQEALVQSLNTQVEALRQGEAKSAGVAEHLMGQISALREEVKGLHKAAALGDLREQETVAQVASLQKENEQLRQAAIGEPGPEEGNYASSGVQDQQIAGPAKPSKRPRR; encoded by the coding sequence ATGGCCCGAGGCGGAATCAATAAAGCTGTTGTGCAAAGAGCACGTCAGGCGCTGCTGGCCAGGGGGGCCAACCCCAGCATCGACGCAGTACGCGTAGAGCTCGGAAATACGGGCTCCAAGACAACGATTTCTCGGTACCTTAAAGAGCTTGAGCCCTCCAATCCAGAGCCCGTGGCATCACGTGAACGTATAAGCGACACGCTCAACGGCATGGTGCAAACGCTGCTGGATCAGCTTATGGAGGAGGGCCAGGAAGTAATCTCCCAGGCGACCGAAGCTTTTGACTTGCAGCGGGCCGCGCTGGAAAACCAGATCATCGAGCTCAGATCGGATCTGGCTACCGCTCAACGTAATTCGGCCACCCAACAGGCCGCGATGGAGACGCAGAGCGCTGAACTTGCAACCACCCAGTCCTCGCTTCAGGCTGAGCTGACCCGCAACGCAGGCCTCAGTCAGCGCTGTACCGACCTAGAGTCTCTGGTTGCGGAAAAGGACAAGCACATCCATTCGCTGGAAGAAAAGCACGTTCAGGCCCGTGGGGCGCTTGAGCACTATCGGGAGGCGGCGAAGGAGCAGCGAGATCAGGATCAACGCAAGCACGAGTCTCAACTGCATGAGATGCAAGTTGAGCAGCGCAAGCTGAGGGAGACCATTGCCGTAAAACAGGACGACCTGACCCGACTGAATCGCGACAATGAACGCCTGCTCGGTGAAGCCAGACAGCAAACCAAAGCTCTGCATACTCAGGAAGCTTTGGTTCAGTCTCTCAACACCCAAGTTGAGGCACTGCGCCAGGGTGAGGCCAAGTCCGCTGGGGTGGCCGAGCACCTCATGGGGCAGATCTCAGCTCTGCGTGAAGAGGTTAAGGGACTCCACAAGGCCGCCGCGTTAGGCGATCTGCGTGAGCAAGAAACCGTGGCGCAGGTAGCGTCCCTTCAGAAAGAGAATGAGCAACTGCGACAGGCTGCGATTGGTGAGCCAGGCCCGGAGGAGGGTAACTATGCCTCCTCAGGTGTACAGGATCAGCAAATTGCGGGGCCCGCCAAGCCTTCGAAACGCCCTAGGAGATGA
- a CDS encoding tyrosine-type recombinase/integrase, whose amino-acid sequence MEKADRYLSAGTRENTRKSYRAAIEHFEVTWGGYLPTTGVSVVRYLAEYADKLSINTLKQRLAALAQWHLTQGFPDPTKTPDVRQMIKGIRVVHPAQVKQAAPLLLRHLEQAVTWLEGEAAVALKRGDYKSLVRHRRSVAIILIGFWRGFRGDELARLTVENTKAISGEGITFFLPYTKGDRQHEGTTFQTPALAMLCPVEAYINWITVSGIAKGPVFQRIDRWGNLSGKGMQPHSLIPVLRRIFNEAGLPAQLYSSHSMRRGFATWASANGWDIKGLMSYVGWKDIKSALRYVDASVSFGGIALRAAQQAPALENKGISGDHPHTD is encoded by the coding sequence ATGGAAAAAGCAGATCGGTACCTCAGCGCCGGCACCCGGGAGAACACCCGAAAAAGCTACCGGGCGGCGATTGAGCACTTCGAGGTGACTTGGGGCGGGTACCTGCCCACGACCGGCGTGAGTGTCGTTCGCTACCTGGCGGAGTACGCCGACAAGCTCTCTATCAATACGCTGAAGCAACGTCTTGCAGCCCTAGCGCAATGGCATCTCACTCAGGGTTTCCCTGATCCGACCAAGACGCCTGATGTTCGCCAGATGATCAAAGGCATCAGGGTCGTGCACCCAGCACAGGTCAAACAGGCTGCCCCGCTACTACTGAGGCATCTGGAGCAAGCGGTCACATGGCTTGAAGGGGAAGCTGCAGTTGCGCTTAAACGTGGAGATTACAAATCACTGGTGCGCCACCGTCGCTCAGTTGCGATCATCTTGATCGGGTTCTGGCGTGGCTTTCGAGGCGATGAGTTGGCCAGGCTGACGGTGGAGAACACGAAAGCTATAAGCGGAGAAGGCATTACCTTTTTCCTGCCCTACACCAAAGGTGACCGCCAGCATGAAGGAACGACCTTCCAGACGCCGGCGCTCGCCATGCTCTGCCCCGTGGAGGCCTATATCAACTGGATAACAGTATCCGGGATCGCGAAAGGCCCGGTGTTCCAGAGGATTGATCGTTGGGGCAATCTGTCAGGCAAAGGCATGCAGCCGCATAGCCTCATCCCGGTGCTGCGCCGCATTTTCAATGAGGCAGGATTGCCTGCGCAGTTGTACAGCAGTCACTCGATGCGGCGAGGTTTTGCGACCTGGGCGTCGGCTAATGGGTGGGACATTAAGGGATTGATGAGTTATGTAGGCTGGAAAGACATAAAGTCCGCGTTGCGCTATGTGGATGCCAGCGTGTCCTTCGGCGGAATTGCTTTGCGCGCCGCCCAGCAAGCGCCCGCCCTGGAGAATAAAGGGATTTCCGGTGATCACCCACACACCGATTGA
- a CDS encoding CoA transferase, whose protein sequence is MEVIKIEQPAGDTLCKFGTPTEYGGTMVWLSEATNKKSVTLDLRSEKGAELVAKSDGQASRPYP, encoded by the coding sequence GTGGAGGTCATCAAGATCGAGCAACCTGCCGGCGACACCTTGTGCAAGTTCGGAACGCCCACTGAGTATGGCGGCACCATGGTCTGGCTCAGCGAAGCCACAAACAAAAAATCGGTCACGCTGGATCTTCGCTCTGAGAAGGGCGCCGAGCTCGTAGCAAAGTCGGATGGCCAGGCCTCACGACCATACCCATAG